One Pelodiscus sinensis isolate JC-2024 chromosome 9, ASM4963464v1, whole genome shotgun sequence genomic window, AAATAGAAGTCCCTCTAATATTTCAGAGCTGTaaatgctccagccttgctcaaaCTGCCTGTAGAGTTTGTTCTTGTGAACGTTTCCGGGATTATCTTTTGACATCTCTTGGTCTGTCAGACTTGTCTCCCCTTGGAGTACTGTTTTAACCCATCCCTCTTTTTCAGCAGTGTTCAGACTCTGGAACAGGGGACATCACAGCCCTCTCTGATGCTGGCATCACAGCCTTCATTGGGGACATCGCAATCCTCTCAATTGACGTCATCGCAGCAGCCCTCTCGGGTGTCGTCGTCGCAGTTCTCCCAGGTGACGGTGCCTCAGCCTTCTCAGCTGttgtggccagacccctctctgGTGCTGCTATCACAGTTCTCCCGTAAGTTAGTGCTGCTGTCCTCTCAGGTGGTGACACTGAAGCTTGCCCGGACAAGAGTGCTGCAGCCCTCCCAGGTGTTGGCATCCCTGCCTTCCCAAGGGACCTCCCGTGTGAGCGCTTCCACGGCTCCGCcgcccgctcctcctccccccacacccactgctCCGGCTCAGCCCTGCTACCGTCGCCTGTCTACCTTATCGAGCTGGAGCCACCGCCAGTTGAAGCAGAGCTCGTCTCTCCTTTGCGAGCACAGCACAAACGCGGAGACAGTTCCATTCCACCTGCCCCGGGCGATGCTGGCTGCTGAGTCGGCGGGCGGAGCAGAGGGGCCACGCAGCACCACCGTGCCCCTACCGCCCATCCAGCCTCACGCTGCTGCGGCCTCTGGCCCCGCCACCACCCGTGCACCACCTAAGAGTCAGGTGGCTCCGAAGAATCGAGCACCACCACCCAGGGAGAGGAATCCGCGCAGGACGCCTCAGGCGGGGACCGGCCCCTTGCCTAACTCCCGCCTTTgcgcctccctgcagcagcagcagcagcagctacagcCACATCCACCGCAGCAGCCACAGAGGTCGAACCCGACCCGTACCCGCGGCCGCTCTGTCAAGAACCCAGGTGCAGCGGCGAGGAGGGAGCCGAAGGCAGCAGTCCCAGCAAAGCAGTACAACATCAAGCTCACGGCCGACGCGACCAGACTGCTGCTGCGACGCCATCTGGAGAAAGAGTGGGGGTTCAAGAATCCCATCGACGACACCGGGCTACTGCCGGGTTCCCGCAGCATGGCCGGCCTAAACTTGACCTCGATCATGAAGATCTCCCTGCTGAACGAGAAGAATCGCTACGATGACGAGGAGTATGAGGAGGATCCGGCGCCGGGGGTCGTGGATCAGGAGCTGGTGCGCAGGTGCACAGAGTGGCTGCGCGGGGTGGAGGAAGCGAAGAGAGAGAACAAGCTGGAAACCCTGCCCCACCTGTACGGCTCCTGAGACAGAAGGGCAGAGAACCATTTCGCCGCCGCTCCTCGCGGCAATACCCGAGGCTGCCCGTCTGCTGTGCCTGGAAGCGGAGTTCATGCATCCACTCCGACACCTGGTCATGTGACCGACCCATCCCGCTCCACACATTCGTATATGAAGACATGTTCAGAAAAGGGTCCGTTCTACATagaaaggaggaggtggggggagaaaataaatacatgttCACCGTTGCTATGTCGTGTGTATTTTCATTTCACATGTTGtggcatttggggagaggagaaatTGGGGCAGGCTAATCAGTGCTTCTCCCGATCCAGCTGAGGTGCTGGATGTTTTTCTTCTGAAAGCAGGAGCGTAGCAAGTTTAAtagatgatggccaggatcggGACGTTAACCGCTGTGCTTTGGGTGTGTTTAAAT contains:
- the LOC142830684 gene encoding uncharacterized protein LOC142830684; the encoded protein is MNTKKNLLGVLYKSNSEKRDTSLRRSSVQTLEQGTSQPSLMLASQPSLGTSQSSQLTSSQQPSRVSSSQFSQVTVPQPSQLLWPDPSLVLLSQFSRKLVLLSSQVVTLKLARTRVLQPSQVLASLPSQGTSRVSASTAPPPAPPPPTPTAPAQPCYRRLSTLSSWSHRQLKQSSSLLCEHSTNAETVPFHLPRAMLAAESAGGAEGPRSTTVPLPPIQPHAAAASGPATTRAPPKSQVAPKNRAPPPRERNPRRTPQAGTGPLPNSRLCASLQQQQQQLQPHPPQQPQRSNPTRTRGRSVKNPGAAARREPKAAVPAKQYNIKLTADATRLLLRRHLEKEWGFKNPIDDTGLLPGSRSMAGLNLTSIMKISLLNEKNRYDDEEYEEDPAPGVVDQELVRRCTEWLRGVEEAKRENKLETLPHLYGS